One segment of Daphnia magna isolate NIES linkage group LG2, ASM2063170v1.1, whole genome shotgun sequence DNA contains the following:
- the LOC116915530 gene encoding larval cuticle protein LCP-22, protein MKFIIALAFLAVAIAAPQGDKKPIEIISSNSEMNADGSYSFAFESEDGTKVQENGNQKQVGLKPEDIGTVSKGSYSFTTPDGVVLTVNWVADENGFQATGDHLPTPPPMPEHVVKMLADLKTAGVL, encoded by the exons atgaaattc ATCATCGCTCTCGCTTTCTTGGCGGTTGCCATTGCCGCGCCGCAAGGAGACAAGAAACccattgaaattatttcaTCCAACAGCGAAATGAACGCCGATGGAAGCTATTCCTTTGC CTTCGAGAGTGAGGATGGCACGAAAGTGCAGGAAAACGGCAACCAGAAACAAGTCGGACTTAAACCCGAAGACATTGGAACCGTCTCCAAAGGATCTTACTCTTTCACTACTCCCGATGGTGTTGTTCTCACTGTCAACTGGGTCGCAGATGAGAACGGATTCCAGGCCACCGGTGATCATTTGCCTACTCCTCCCCCAATGCCCGAGCATGTCGTGAAGATGCTGGCCGATTTGAAGACTGCCGGTGTTCTGTAA
- the LOC116915492 gene encoding larval cuticle protein 1 isoform X2 produces the protein MKLSIVALAFLAVALAAPQGDKKPIEIISSNSEMNADGSYSFDFESADGTKVSESGNQKQVGPKPEDIGTVSKGSYSFTTPDGVVLTVNWVADENGFQATGDHLPTPPPMPEHVVKMLADLKAAGLL, from the exons atgaaattg TCGATCGTCGCCCTCGCTTTCTTGGCCGTAGCTTTGGCTGCACCACAAGGTGACAAGAAACccattgaaattatttcaTCCAACAGTGAAATGAACGCTGATGGCAGCTACTCTTTCGA TTTTGAAAGCGCCGATGGCACAAAAGTGTCAGAGAGCGGCAACCAGAAACAAGTTGGACCTAAACCCGAAGATATCGGAACTGTCTCCAAAGGATCTTACTCTTTCACTACTCCGGATGGCGTTGTCCTCACCGTCAACTGGGTCGCTGATGAAAACGGATTCCAGGCCACTGGTGACCATTTGCCCACTCCTCCCCCCATGCCCGAACATGTCGTGAAGATGTTGGCCGACTTGAAAGCTGCCGGTCTTCTGTAA
- the LOC116915475 gene encoding LOW QUALITY PROTEIN: larval cuticle protein 1 (The sequence of the model RefSeq protein was modified relative to this genomic sequence to represent the inferred CDS: inserted 1 base in 1 codon), which produces MKFIIALAFLAVAIAAPQGDKKPIEIISSNSEMNADGSYSFAFESADGTKVSESGNQKQVGPKPEDIGTVSKGSYSFTTPDGVVLTVNWVADENGFQATGDHLPTPPPXPEHVVKMLADLKAAGVL; this is translated from the exons atgaaattc ATCATTGCTCtcgctttcttggctgttgccaTTGCCGCACCGCAAGGAGACAAGAAACcaattgaaattatttcatCCAACAGCGAAATGAACGCCGATGGCAGTTACTCGTTTGC TTTCGAGAGTGCCGATGGCACAAAAGTGTCAGAGAGCGGCAACCAGAAACAAGTCGGACCTAAACCCGAAGACATTGGAACCGTCTCCAAAGGATCTTACTCTTTCACTACTCCCGATGGTGTTGTCCTCACCGTCAACTGGGTCGCTGATGAGAATGGATTCCAGGCCACCGGTGATCATTTGCCTACTCCTCCCC TGCCCGAGCACGTCGTGAAGATGTTGGCTGATTTGAAGGCTGCCGGTGTTCTGTAA
- the LOC116915492 gene encoding larval cuticle protein LCP-22 isoform X5 — MKLSIVALAFLAVAFAAPQGDKKPIEIISSNSEANADGSYSFAYESADGTKVSESGNQKQVGPKPEDIGTVSKGSYSFTTPDGVVLTVNWVADENGFQATGDHLPTPPPMPEHVVKMLADLKAAGVL, encoded by the exons atgaaattg TCGATTGTCGCCCTCGCTTTCTTGGCTGTGGCTTTTGCTGCACCACAAGGAGACAAGAAACccattgaaattatttcgTCCAATAGCGAAGCAAATGCTGATGGAAGCTATTCTTTTGC ATACGAGAGTGCTGATGGGACAAAAGTTTCAGAAAGCGGCAACCAGAAACAAGTGGGACCTAAACCCGAAGACATTGGAACCGTCTCCAAAGGATCTTACTCTTTCACTACCCCGGACGGCGTTGTCCTTACTGTTAACTGGGTCGCAGATGAGAATGGATTCCAGGCCACCGGTGATCATTTGCCTACTCCTCCCCCCATGCCCGAACATGTCGTGAAGATGTTGGCCGACTTGAAGGCTGCTGGTGTTCTGTAA
- the LOC123469741 gene encoding larval cuticle protein LCP-22-like isoform X2 yields the protein MKFIIALAFLAVAIAAPQGDKKPIEIISSNSEMNADGSYSFAFESEDGTKVQESGNQKQVGPKPEDIGTVSKGSYSFTTPDGVVLTVNWVADENGFQATGDHLPTPPPMPEHVVKMLADLKAAGLL from the exons atgaaattc ATCATCGCTCtcgctttcttggctgttgccaTTGCCGCACCGCAAGGAGACAAGAAACCAATTGAGATTATTTCATCCAACAGCGAAATGAACGCCGATGGAAGCTATTCCTTTGC TTTCGAGAGTGAGGATGGCACGAAAGTGCAGGAGAGCGGCAATCAGAAACAAGTCGGGCCTAAACCCGAGGATATTGGAACCGTTTCCAAAGGATCCTACTCTTTCACTACCCCGGATGGTGTTGTCCTCACTGTCAACTGGGTCGCTGATGAGAACGGATTCCAGGCCACTGGTGATCATTTGCCTACCCCTCCCCCCATGCCCGAGCACGTCGTGAAGATGTTGGCTGATTTGAAG GCTGCCGGTCTCCTGTAA
- the LOC116915521 gene encoding larval cuticle protein LCP-22 yields MKFIIALAFLAVAIAAPQGDKKPIEIISSNSEMNADGSYSFDFESADGTKVQESGNQKQVGPKPEDIGTVSKGSYSFTTPDGVVLTVNWVADENGFQATGDHLPTPPPMPEHVVKMLADLKAAGLL; encoded by the exons atgaaattc ATCATCGCTCtcgctttcttggctgttgccaTTGCCGCGCCGCAAGGAGACAAGAAACccattgaaattatttcaTCCAACAGCGAAATGAACGCCGATGGCAGCTACTCTTTCGA TTTTGAGAGTGCCGATGGCACTAAGGTGCAGGAAAGTGGCAACCAGAAACAAGTTGGACCTAAACCCGAAGACATCGGAACCGTCTCGAAAGGATCTTACTCTTTCACTACTCCCGATGGTGTTGTCCTCACCGTCAACTGGGTTGCTGATGAGAATGGATTCCAGGCCACTGGTGATCATTTGCCTACCCCTCCACCCATGCCCGAGCACGTCGTGAAGATGTTGGCTGATTTGAAGGCTGCCGGTCTCCTGTAA
- the LOC116915492 gene encoding larval cuticle protein LCP-22 isoform X4 produces the protein MKLSIVALTFLATALAAPQGDKKPIEIISSNSEMNADGSYSFDFESADGTKVSESGKQKQVGAKPEDIGTVAKGSYSFTTPDGVVLTVNWVADENGFQATGDHLPTPPPMPEHVVKMLADLKAAGLL, from the exons atgaaattg TCGATCGTCGCCCTCACTTTCTTGGCCACAGCTTTGGCAGCACCACAAGGTGACAAGAAACccattgaaattatttcaTCCAACAGCGAAATGAACGCTGATGGCAGCTACTCTTTCGA TTTTGAAAGCGCCGATGGCACAAAAGTGTCAGAAAGCGGCAAGCAGAAACAAGTTGGAGCTAAACCCGAAGATATCGGAACTGTCGCCAAAGGATCTTACTCTTTCACTACTCCGGATGGCGTTGTCCTAACCGTCAACTGGGTCGCTGATGAAAACGGATTCCAGGCCACTGGTGACCATTTGCCCACTCCTCCCCCCATGCCCGAACATGTCGTGAAGATGTTGGCCGACTTGAAAGCTGCTGGTCTTCTGTAA
- the LOC123469741 gene encoding larval cuticle protein LCP-22-like isoform X1, whose translation MKFIIALAFLAVAIAAPQGDKKPIEIISSNSEMNADGSYSFAFESEDGTKVQESGNQKQVGPKPEDIGTVSKGSYSFTTPDGVVLTVNWVADENGFQATGDHLPTPPPMPEHVVKMLADLKAAGVL comes from the exons atgaaattc ATCATCGCTCtcgctttcttggctgttgccaTTGCCGCACCGCAAGGAGACAAGAAACCAATTGAGATTATTTCATCCAACAGCGAAATGAACGCCGATGGAAGCTATTCCTTTGC TTTCGAGAGTGAGGATGGCACGAAAGTGCAGGAGAGCGGCAATCAGAAACAAGTCGGGCCTAAACCCGAGGATATTGGAACCGTTTCCAAAGGATCCTACTCTTTCACTACCCCGGATGGTGTTGTCCTCACTGTCAACTGGGTCGCTGATGAGAACGGATTCCAGGCCACTGGTGATCATTTGCCTACCCCTCCCCCCATGCCCGAGCACGTCGTGAAGATGTTGGCTGATTTGAAGGCTGCCGGTGTTCTGTAA
- the LOC123469740 gene encoding larval cuticle protein LCP-22-like gives MKFIIALAFLAVAIAAPQGDKKPIEIISSNSEMNADGSYSFAFESEDGTKVQESGNQKQVGPKPEDIGTVSKGSYSFTTPDGVVLTVNWVADENGFQATGDHLPTPPPMPEHVVKMLADLKAAGLL, from the exons atgaaattc ATCATCGCTCtcgctttcttggctgttgctaTTGCCGCACCGCAAGGAGACAAGAAACCAATTGAGATCATTTCATCCAACAGCGAAATGAACGCCGATGGCAGTTACTCGTTTGC TTTCGAGAGTGAGGATGGCACGAAAGTGCAGGAAAGTGGCAACCAGAAACAAGTCGGACCTAAACCCGAAGACATCGGAACCGTCTCCAAGGGATCTTACTCTTTCACTACTCCCGATGGTGTTGTCCTTACTGTGAACTGGGTCGCTGATGAGAACGGATTCCAGGCCACCGGTGATCATTTGCCTACTCCTCCCCCCATGCCCGAACATGTCGTGAAGATGTTGGCCGACTTGAAGGCTGCCGGTCTTCTGTAA
- the LOC116915518 gene encoding larval cuticle protein LCP-22 has protein sequence MKLSIVALAFLAVAFAAPQGDKKPIEIISSNSEMNADGSYSFDFESADGTKVSESGNQKQVGPKPEDIGTVSKGSYSFTTPDGVVLTVNWVADENGFQATGDHLPTPPPMPEHVVKMLADLKAAGLL, from the exons atgaaattg TCGATTGTCGCCCTCGCTTTCTTGGCTGTGGCTTTTGCTGCACCTCAAGGAGACAAGAAACccattgaaattatttcgTCCAATAGTGAAATGAACGCCGATGGCAGCTACTCTTTCGA TTTCGAGAGCGCTGATGGAACCAAAGTGTCAGAGAGCGGAAATCAGAAACAAGTTGGACCTAAACCCGAGGATATTGGAACCGTCTCCAAAGGATCTTACTCTTTCACTACTCCCGATGGTGTTGTCCTCACCGTCAACTGGGTCGCTGATGAGAACGGATTCCAGGCCACCGGTGATCATTTGCCTACTCCTCCCCCCATGCCCGAGCATGTCGTGAAGATGTTGGCCGACTTGAAGGCTGCCGGTCTTCTGTAA
- the LOC116915528 gene encoding larval cuticle protein LCP-22 isoform X3, translating to MKFIIALAFLAVAIAAPQGDKKPIEIISSNSEMNADGSYSFDFESADGTKVQESGNQKQVGPKPEDIGTVSKGSYSFTTPDGVVLTVNWVADENGFQATGDHLPTPPPMPEHVVKMLADLKAAGLL from the exons atgaaattt ATCATCGCTCtcgctttcttggctgttgccaTTGCCGCACCACAAGGAGACAAGAAACccattgaaattatttcaTCCAACAGCGAAATGAACGCCGATGGCAGCTACTCTTTCGA TTTCGAGAGTGCCGATGGCACTAAGGTGCAAGAAAGTGGCAACCAGAAACAAGTTGGACCTAAACCCGAAGACATTGGAACCGTCTCCAAGGGATCTTACTCTTTCACTACTCCCGATGGTGTTGTCCTCACCGTCAACTGGGTCGCTGATGAGAACGGATTCCAGGCCACCGGTGATCATTTGCCTACTCCTCCCCCCATGCCCGAGCACGTCGTGAAGATGTTGGCTGATTTGAAGGCTGCCGGTCTCCTGTAA
- the LOC116915528 gene encoding larval cuticle protein LCP-22 isoform X2, whose product MKFIIALAFLAVAIAAPQGDKKPIEIISSNSEMNADGSYSFDFESADGTKVQESGNQKQVGPKPEDIGTVSKGSYSFTTPDGVVLTVNWVADENGFQATGDHLPTPPPMPEHVVKMLADLKAAGLL is encoded by the exons atgaaattc ATCATCGCTCtcgctttcttggctgttgccaTTGCCGCACCACAAGGAGACAAGAAACccattgaaattatttcaTCCAACAGCGAAATGAACGCCGATGGCAGCTACTCTTTCGA TTTCGAGAGTGCCGATGGCACTAAGGTGCAAGAAAGTGGCAACCAGAAACAAGTTGGACCTAAACCCGAAGACATTGGAACCGTCTCCAAGGGATCTTACTCTTTCACTACTCCCGATGGTGTTGTCCTCACCGTCAACTGGGTCGCTGATGAGAACGGATTCCAGGCCACCGGTGATCATTTGCCTACTCCTCCCCCCATGCCCGAGCACGTCGTGAAGATGTTGGCTGATTTGAAGGCTGCCGGTCTCCTGTAA
- the LOC116915525 gene encoding larval cuticle protein LCP-22 isoform X1: protein MKFIIVLAFLAVALAAPQGDKKPIEIISSNSEMNADGSYSFNFESADGTKVSESGNQKKVGPKPEDIGTVSKGSYSFTTPDGVVLTVNWVADENGFQATGDHLPTPPPMPEHVVKMLADLKAAGLL from the exons ATGAAATTC ATTATCGTCCTCGCTTTCTTGGCCGTGGCATTGGCTGCACCGCAAGGAGACAAGAAGCccattgaaattatttcaTCCAACAGCGAAATGAATGCTGATGGCAGTTACTCTTTCAA TTTCGAGAGCGCCGATGGCACAAAAGTGTCAGAGAGCGGCAACCAGAAGAAAGTTGGACCCAAGCCCGAAGATATCGGAACTGTCTCCAAGGGATCTTACTCTTTCACTACCCCCGATGGTGTTGTCCTCACCGTCAACTGGGTCGCTGATGAGAACGGATTCCAGGCCACCGGTGACCATTTGCCCACTCCTCCCCCGATGCCCGAGCATGTCGTGAAGATGTTGGCCGATTTGAAAGCTGCCGGTCTTCTGTAA
- the LOC116915527 gene encoding larval cuticle protein LCP-22: protein MKFIIALAFLAVAIAAPQGDKKPIEIISSNSEMNADGSYSFAFESEDGTKVQESGNQKQVGPKPEDIGTVSKGSYSFTTPDGVVLTVNWVADENGFQATGDHLPTPPPMPEHVVKMLADLKAAGLL from the exons ATGAAATTC ATCATCGCTCTCGCTTTCTTGGCCGTCGCCATTGCCGCACCGCAAGGAGACAAGAAACCAATTGAAATCATCTCATCCAACAGTGAAATGAACGCCGATGGCAGTTACTCGTTTGC TTTCGAGAGTGAGGACGGCACTAAAGTCCAGGAAAGTGGAAATCAGAAACAAGTCGGACCTAAACCCGAGGATATTGGAACCGTCTCTAAAGGATCGTACTCTTTCACTACCCCGGATGGTGTTGTCCTCACCGTCAACTGGGTCGCTGATGAGAACGGATTCCAGGCCACCGGTGATCATTTGCCTACTCCTCCTCCCATGCCCGAGCACGTCGTGAAGATGTTGGCCGATTTGAAAGCTGCTGGTCTTCTGTAA
- the LOC116915528 gene encoding larval cuticle protein LCP-22 isoform X1: MKFIIALTFLAVAIAAPQGDKKPIEIISSNSEMNADGSYAFNFESADGTKVSESGNQKQVGPKPEDIGTVSKGSYSFTTPDGVVLTVNWVADENGFQATGDHLPTPPPMPEHVVKMLADLKAAGLL; encoded by the exons atgaaattt ATCATCGCTCTCactttcttggctgttgccaTTGCTGCACCACAAGGAGACAAGAAGCCCATCGAAATTATTTCATCCAACAGCGAAATGAACGCCGATGGTAGCTACGCTTTCAA ttTTGAGAGTGCCGATGGCACAAAAGTGTCAGAGAGCGGCAACCAGAAACAAGTCGGACCTAAACCTGAAGACATTGGAACCGTCTCCAAAGGATCTTACTCTTTTACTACTCCCGATGGTGTTGTTCTCACTGTCAACTGGGTCGCTGATGAGAACGGATTCCAGGCCACCGGTGATCATTTGCCTACTCCTCCCCCCATGCCCGAGCATGTCGTGAAGATGTTGGCCGATTTAAAGGCTGCCGGTCTTCTGTAA
- the LOC116915522 gene encoding endocuticle structural glycoprotein SgAbd-3: protein MKFIVALAFLAVALAAPQGDKKPIEIISSNSEMNADGSYSFNFESADGTKVSESGNQKKVGPKDEDIGTVSKGSYSYTSPDGVVITVNWTADENGFQATGDHLPTPPPMPEHVVKMLADLKAAGLL from the exons atgaaattt ATTGTCGCTCTCGCTTTCTTGGCCGTGGCATTGGCTGCCCCACAAGGTGATAAGAAGCccattgaaattatttcaTCCAACAGTGAAATGAATGCTGATGGCAGCTACTCTTTCAA TTTCGAGAGCGCCGATGGCACAAAAGTGTCGGAGAGCGGCAACCAGAAGAAAGTCGGACCCAAGGATGAAGACATCGGAACTGTCTCGAAAGGATCTTACTCTTACACTTCTCCTGATGGTGTTGTCATCACTGTCAACTGGACAGCCGATGAGAACGGATTCCAGGCCACTGGTGATCATTTGCCTACTCCTCCCCCCATGCCCGAACATGTCGTGAAGATGTTGGCCGACTTGAAAGCTGCTGGTCTTTTGTAA
- the LOC116915515 gene encoding larval cuticle protein LCP-22 isoform X1, with amino-acid sequence MKLSIVALAFLAVACAAPQGDKKPIEIISSNSEMNADGSYSFAFESEDGTKVSESGSQKQVGPKPEDIGTVSKGSYSFTTPDGVVLTVNWVADENGFQATGDHLPTPPPMPEHVVKMLADLKAAGLL; translated from the exons atgaaattg TCGATCGTCGCTCTCGCTTTCTTGGCCGTGGCTTGTGCTGCACCTCAAGGAGACAAGAAACccattgaaattatttcaTCTAACAGCGAAATGAACGCCGATGGCAGTTATTCTTTTGC ATTCGAGAGTGAGGATGGTACTAAGGTGTCGGAGAGCGGTAGCCAAAAGCAAGTCGGACCTAAACCCGAAGACATTGGAACCGTCTCCAAAGGATCTTACTCTTTCACTACCCCAGATGGTGTTGTCCTCACCGTCAACTGGGTCGCTGATGAGAATGGATTCCAGGCCACCGGTGATCATTTGCCCACTCCTCCCCCCATGCCCGAACACGTCGTGAAGATGCTGGCCGATTTGAAGGCAGCTGGCCTTCTGTAA
- the LOC116915515 gene encoding larval cuticle protein LCP-22 isoform X3 produces MKLIIALAFLAVALAAPQGDKKPIEIISSNSEMNADGSYSFAFESEDGTKVQESGNQKQVGPKPEDIGTVSRGSYSYTSPDGVVLTINWVADENGFQATGDHLPTPPPMPEHVVKMLADLKAAGLL; encoded by the exons atgaaattg ATCATCGCTCTCGCATTCTTGGCTGTAGCTTTGGCTGCACCTCAAGGCGATAAGAAGCCGATTGAAATTATTTCATCCAACAGCGAAATGAACGCCGATGGAAGCTACTCGTTTGC TTTCGAGAGTGAGGACGGCACTAAAGTGCAGGAAAGTGGCAACCAGAAACAAGTCGGACCTAAACCCGAGGACATCGGAACCGTTTCCCGTGGATCTTACTCTTACACTTCTCCGGACGGTGTTGTCCTCACCATCAACTGGGTCGCTGATGAGAACGGATTCCAGGCCACCGGTGACCATTTGCCAACCCCTCCCCCCATGCCCGAACACGTCGTGAAGATGTTGGCTGACTTGAAGGCTGCCGGTCTTCTGTAA
- the LOC116915520 gene encoding larval cuticle protein LCP-22 — MKFIVALAFLAVALAAPQGDKKPIEIISSNSEMNADGSYSFDFESADGTKVQESGNQKQVGPKPEDIGTVSKGSYSFTTPDGVVLTVNWVADENGFQATGDHLPTPPPMPEHVVKMLADLKAAGLL; from the exons atgaaattc ATCGTCGCTCTCGCTTTCTTGGCCGTGGCTTTGGCTGCACCGCAAGGAGACAAGAAGCccattgaaattatttcaTCCAACAGCGAAATGAACGCTGATGGCAGCTACTCTTTCGA TTTTGAGAGCGCTGATGGCACTAAAGTGCAGGAAAGTGGCAATCAGAAACAAGTCGGACCTAAACCCGAAGACATTGGAACCGTCTCCAAGGGATCTTACTCTTTCACTACTCCCGATGGTGTCGTCCTCACTGTCAATTGGGTCGCTGATGAGAACGGATTCCAGGCCACTGGTGATCATTTGCCCACTCCTCCTCCCATGCCCGAGCACGTCGTGAAGATGTTGGCCGATTTGAAGGCTGCTGGTCTTTTGTAA